The genomic interval ACCGCGGCCGCCGCGACGCGGGTGGCCTGCGCGCCGTCCTCGACGGTGGCGAGCGTCGGCGCCCGGCCCTCGTTCAGCGCCGTCACCCACTCCTGCAGCTCGAGCCGGTAGGCCTCGGCGAAGCGCGGCCGGAAATCCGCCGGGATCGGCGTGCTCGCGGCGAGCGCCGATCCCGTGACGACGCGATGCGGTTCCGTGATCGCGACGGTGCCCGTCTCGCAGAGCACCTCGGAGCGCATGTCGTAGCCGTAGCGCGCGTTGAGCGAGTTCTCCACCGTCGAGAGCGCCCCGTCGGCGGTGCGCAGCAGCAGGAGGAAGGGCTCGCGCAGCTCGGGGTGCTGCCCGCTCGGCGTCTCGGGGGCGTGCCAGCTCACCGCGGTGACCGGCGAGCCGAGCAGCCACGGCACCACGTCGATGTCGTGGATCGCGGAGTTGTAGATCACCGTCTCGTCGGTGGCGCCGGGGCCGGTCGCCATGCCGCGGCCGATCGAGTGCACCATGACGGGGCGGCCGTGCGCGCCGGAATCGACGGCCCGCTTCTGCTCGACGTACCCGGGATCGAAGCGGCGCATGAAGCCCTGGTGCACGAGCGGGATCCCGTCGCCCACCTTCTCCCGGTGCGCGGCGACGACGCGCTCGGCATCGGCCACGGAGTACGACAGCGGCTTCTCGCAGAGCGTCGGCTTCCCGGCGGCGATGCAGGCGAGGGTCTGCTCGGCGTGCAGGGAGTCGGGCGAGGCGATGAGCACCGCTTCGACCTCGGGGTCGGCGATGAGCTCCTGCGCGTCGGCGAAGGCGCGGGCTCCCGGGATCGCGGCGACGACGGCCTCCGCGCGGTCGATCGCGGGGTCCGCGACCGCGACGACGGTCGCCCCGGAGACCTGCTCGTGCAGCAGGCCGACGTGGAAGGCGCCCATGACGCCGGTGCCGATGATGCCGATTCTCATAGTGCGCTCCTGTGTCTGGTGCGTGGGAATGGTGGGAGGTGGTGCGGGATGCGGCGCGGGCTACTGGTCGTAGGCGCCCGGGACGTTCTGATCCCAGTCGATGATCGATCCGGTGACGACGCCGCTGCGGTCGCTGAGCAGGAAGACCACCGCGTCGGCGATCTCGTCGGGCTGCCCGAGCTTGCCCATCGGCTGCGCGGCCGATGCCTCGGCGAGCCAGTCCGGCGCCGCGTCGTGGAAGGTCTGCTGGGTGACGGCCTCGCCGGGCGTCGCCGTCCACCCGATGTTCAGGCCGTTGATCCGGATCCGATCGAAGCGGTGCGCGAACGCCGCGTTCTTCGTCAGCCCCGCGAGTCCCGCCTTCGAGGCCACGTAGGGGCGAGGTAGGGCTGGCCGCCGTGCATCGACATGCTGATGATGTTCAGGATCGTGCCGGGCGCCCGCCGCGCGGTCATGTCGGCCACGGCGCCCTGCATGGTCATGAACGGCGCCGTGATGTTGAGGGTCAGGTGCTCCTCGAGCAGTTCGCGCGTCGTGTCGAGGAGCGTGCCCCGGCTCGTCGCGCCGGCGGCGTTGACGAGGCTGTCGATGCGGCCGAAGCGCGCGACCGTCTCGGCGACGGCGCGCTCGGCCGCGCCGGCCGCGCCGAGATCGGCGATGATCGCGATGGCGTCGCAGTCCGCGGATCCCGCTGCCGCGGCACGGATCGCCGCGAGCGCGACCTCCGCCTTCTCGGGGTTCCGCCCGACGATCGCGATGCCGCTCGCGCCCTCGCGGGCGGCCGCCTCGGCGATCGCGCGCCCGAGTCCCTGCGTGCCGCCCGTCACCAGCACCACCCTGTCCTGCATCAGCGCCTGCATGCCGTCTCCTTCGTCCGGGAGGTTCCCCTCCGATGTCCTGCACATACCGCGGGTCAGTCCGCGAGCCGCCCGGGTCGCAGCGGCAGCCCGCTCGCCAGGGAGATCTCATCGATCAGCGCCATCGTGCGGCGCGAGCGCGCGAGCAGCGCGGTCGCGCGCTCGCCGCCCCGCACGGCCGCGCGGATGCGCCGCAGCTGGAAGGCGTAGGACGAGGTGCCGCTGACCCGCTCCACCCGCTCGGCGGCACCGCCGGCCGCTTCCGCAGCGCCCGCGCCCGCGCCGCCGCCGCGGACGATGAGCCGGCCGTCCTCCTGCGGCTTCACGAAGTTGGGCAGCAGCACCTCGCCGGTGTCGCCGACGAGCCGCAGGGAGAAATCCCAGCCGTCGCTCTCCATGCTCGTGCGGAGATCGACCGGGATGCCGGCGAGCGAGAGCTCGGCCTCGACGGTCGCGTCGACGCGGGGATCCGGGGCGTACGGCACGGCACGGGCGCTGCGCAGCTGCGGGATCGCGGGGGTCGGATCCGCGCCCAGCTCCTCCCCGAGCAGCAGCAGCACGTTGAGGGCGTAGCAGCCGAGATCCATCATCGCGCCGCCGGCGAGGTCGAAGCTCCAGCGCGGATCGCTCGCGGGCGGCGCCGGCATCTCCATGCGCACCTCGATCTGGCGCAGCCGCCCGATGCCGCCGTCGCGCACGATCGCGATGAGGCGGGCGAGCGCGGGGTGGTCGGCGTAGTGGAACGCCTCCCACGCCCACCCCTCGGCGGCCTCGAGCCGCGCCGCGACCCGGTCGAACTCCGCGAGGTTCGCCGCGAACGGCTTCTCCACGAGCACGTTGCGGCCCGCGTCGAGGGCGCGGGCCGTCCACTCGGCGTGGAGCCCGTTGGGCAGGCCGATGTAGACGAGGTCGAGGGAGTCGTCGGCGAGTAGCGCCCCGTAGTCCTCGTGCACGCGGGCGAATCCGTGCTCCGCGGCGTAGGCGCGGGCGCGCTCGGGGTCGCGAGCCGCGACCGCGGCGAGGATCTCGCCCGTCGCCGCGCTCGCCTCCAGGATCGCGAGCTCCGCGATCCGGGAGGCGCCGAGCATGCCGATCCGGAGCGGAGCGGCCTCCGCGTGCGGCGATGCGCTCACGCTGCGACCGCCTCGCGGATGAACGCCACGCTGCGCCGCGCGTCGGCGAAGGCGCGCGCGGCGCCCGCCTCGTCCTCCACCACCGCGTCCTGCTCGAGCACGAACCAGCCGGCGTACCCGGCGTCCCGCAGCGCGGCGAGGATCTCGGCGATGCGCGCGTCGCCGGATCCGAGCGCGCGGTACATGCCCTGCCGCACGCCCTCGCGGTAGTCGATCTCGCCCGCGCGCACGCGGCCGGCCACCTCCAGGCTCACGTCCTTGAGATGGGCGTGCACGATGCGTCCGGCGTGCCGTCGCACGAACGCGACCGCGTCGCCGCCGCCGAGGGTGTAGTGCCCCGTGTCGAGGCAGAGGCCGATGCGCGAGCCCGCGACCACCCGCTCGACCGCCTCGGGGGATTCGACGACGGTGCCGAGGTGCGGATGCAGCACGGCGACGACCCCGGCCGCCGCGGCCGCGTCGAGCGCGCGATCCAGATTCGCGAGCAGCGTCCGCCATTCCGCGTCGCTCAGCTCGGCCGCGCCGTCGTAGCCGGCGGCGCCGGTGACGGCGGAGAGCACCAGCGTGCCCGCGCCGGCGGCGGAATAGGCGCGGAGCTCGCGCTCGATCGCGGGGAGCGGATCCGCCTCCTCCCGGTGGAGCACGATCGGGAAGAACCCGC from Leucobacter allii carries:
- a CDS encoding SDR family oxidoreductase; translation: MASKAGLAGLTKNAAFAHRFDRIRINGLNIGWTATPGEAVTQQTFHDAAPDWLAEASAAQPMGKLGQPDEIADAVVFLLSDRSGVVTGSIIDWDQNVPGAYDQ
- a CDS encoding Gfo/Idh/MocA family protein, encoding MSASPHAEAAPLRIGMLGASRIAELAILEASAATGEILAAVAARDPERARAYAAEHGFARVHEDYGALLADDSLDLVYIGLPNGLHAEWTARALDAGRNVLVEKPFAANLAEFDRVAARLEAAEGWAWEAFHYADHPALARLIAIVRDGGIGRLRQIEVRMEMPAPPASDPRWSFDLAGGAMMDLGCYALNVLLLLGEELGADPTPAIPQLRSARAVPYAPDPRVDATVEAELSLAGIPVDLRTSMESDGWDFSLRLVGDTGEVLLPNFVKPQEDGRLIVRGGGAGAGAAEAAGGAAERVERVSGTSSYAFQLRRIRAAVRGGERATALLARSRRTMALIDEISLASGLPLRPGRLAD
- a CDS encoding sugar phosphate isomerase/epimerase family protein, whose product is MTPRIASAPISWGVIEVPEWGLQLDRERVLSEMVSLGITATEFGPEGFLPDAPAERAAALAEAGLEAVGGFFPIVLHREEADPLPAIERELRAYSAAGAGTLVLSAVTGAAGYDGAAELSDAEWRTLLANLDRALDAAAAAGVVAVLHPHLGTVVESPEAVERVVAGSRIGLCLDTGHYTLGGGDAVAFVRRHAGRIVHAHLKDVSLEVAGRVRAGEIDYREGVRQGMYRALGSGDARIAEILAALRDAGYAGWFVLEQDAVVEDEAGAARAFADARRSVAFIREAVAA
- a CDS encoding Gfo/Idh/MocA family protein, producing MRIGIIGTGVMGAFHVGLLHEQVSGATVVAVADPAIDRAEAVVAAIPGARAFADAQELIADPEVEAVLIASPDSLHAEQTLACIAAGKPTLCEKPLSYSVADAERVVAAHREKVGDGIPLVHQGFMRRFDPGYVEQKRAVDSGAHGRPVMVHSIGRGMATGPGATDETVIYNSAIHDIDVVPWLLGSPVTAVSWHAPETPSGQHPELREPFLLLLRTADGALSTVENSLNARYGYDMRSEVLCETGTVAITEPHRVVTGSALAASTPIPADFRPRFAEAYRLELQEWVTALNEGRAPTLATVEDGAQATRVAAAAVASMRAGGAFVAVGDAR
- a CDS encoding SDR family NAD(P)-dependent oxidoreductase; the protein is MQALMQDRVVLVTGGTQGLGRAIAEAAAREGASGIAIVGRNPEKAEVALAAIRAAAAGSADCDAIAIIADLGAAGAAERAVAETVARFGRIDSLVNAAGATSRGTLLDTTRELLEEHLTLNITAPFMTMQGAVADMTARRAPGTILNIISMSMHGGQPYLAPTWPRRRDSRG